The Pseudomonas parafulva genome includes a window with the following:
- a CDS encoding FecR domain-containing protein, translating into MPSPHPDAKTVRQAIQWMLKLRHSEDPALNERIAQWRAEAAAHELAWQRVLHLDQDLDLRHVPAAGVALQTLEASHRRLERRQALKLLGTVALFGSAAWLSKDLSVVQAWSSDYATATGERRHVTLPDGSRLQLNTRSAVDVAFTRQQLAIDLKRGEVMLDCRQAGPGQAPVTLRTSTASLQTVGGRFVGRVEDDCLRVVVSEGRVFTRRQGTGLIQWLEPGREWRVTATGAEHVAPSGIDAMAWTEGLIVGKNMLLRDFLTQISRYRRGYLTCSDDIAELRLSGVFRLQDPEQLLQLLPTTLPVQVRQLTRWWVRVEALGHA; encoded by the coding sequence ATGCCTAGCCCTCATCCAGACGCCAAGACAGTCAGACAGGCAATCCAGTGGATGCTGAAACTCCGCCACAGCGAAGACCCGGCTCTAAACGAACGCATCGCGCAGTGGCGGGCCGAGGCTGCGGCCCATGAGCTGGCCTGGCAGCGCGTCCTGCACTTGGACCAGGACTTGGACCTGCGCCACGTGCCCGCTGCGGGGGTTGCACTGCAGACACTGGAGGCCAGTCATCGCCGCCTTGAGCGGCGGCAGGCGTTGAAGCTGCTGGGCACCGTTGCCCTGTTCGGATCGGCTGCATGGCTGAGCAAGGACTTGAGTGTGGTGCAGGCCTGGTCATCCGACTACGCGACAGCCACGGGCGAGCGCAGACACGTGACATTACCCGACGGCTCTCGATTACAACTCAACACCCGCAGTGCCGTGGACGTGGCCTTCACCAGGCAGCAATTGGCGATCGACCTCAAGCGTGGGGAGGTCATGCTGGACTGTCGACAGGCAGGTCCTGGACAAGCGCCAGTCACGCTGCGCACCAGTACCGCATCGTTGCAGACCGTCGGGGGGCGCTTCGTGGGGCGTGTGGAGGACGATTGCCTGCGGGTGGTCGTCAGCGAGGGGCGGGTATTCACCCGCAGGCAGGGCACCGGCCTGATCCAATGGCTCGAGCCAGGTAGAGAATGGCGCGTCACCGCCACTGGTGCCGAGCACGTGGCGCCTTCAGGGATTGACGCGATGGCCTGGACCGAAGGCCTTATCGTCGGCAAGAACATGCTGCTCAGGGATTTCCTGACGCAGATCAGCCGATACCGCCGGGGTTATCTCACCTGCAGCGATGACATTGCTGAGCTTCGCTTGTCCGGGGTATTTCGCCTTCAGGATCCAGAGCAACTGCTGCAATTGCTGCCTACCACGCTTCCCGTTCAAGTCCGTCAGTTGACGCGATGGTGGGTGCGCGTGGAGGCGCTGGGCCATGCCTAG
- a CDS encoding sigma-70 family RNA polymerase sigma factor, with translation MPSNDLVQNLYSAHHGWLHTWLRHRLGNAADAADVAQDTFMRLLQRREHLQIQQPRAFLRTVARGLIIDHWRREELHKAYLEALALVPEANTPDVETRELLLELLERIAKMLDGLKPKVRTAFLLAQCEGLRYQEIAQQMGVSVRTVERYIADALYHCYLLRYEA, from the coding sequence ATGCCTAGCAACGATCTCGTGCAAAACCTCTACAGCGCTCATCATGGCTGGCTGCACACCTGGCTGCGCCACAGGCTTGGCAATGCGGCCGACGCTGCTGACGTAGCTCAGGATACTTTCATGCGGCTGTTGCAACGCCGCGAGCATCTGCAGATACAGCAGCCCAGGGCGTTTCTGCGCACGGTGGCGCGCGGGTTGATCATCGACCATTGGCGTCGAGAGGAACTGCATAAAGCCTATCTGGAAGCGCTGGCGCTGGTGCCTGAGGCTAACACCCCCGATGTTGAGACCCGCGAGCTGTTACTGGAGCTACTAGAACGTATCGCCAAAATGCTCGATGGCCTCAAGCCAAAGGTGCGCACTGCTTTCTTGCTAGCCCAATGTGAAGGCTTGCGCTATCAGGAAATTGCACAGCAGATGGGCGTATCGGTGAGAACGGTGGAGCGCTACATTGCCGACGCGCTTTATCATTGCTACCTGCTGCGCTATGAAGCGTAA
- a CDS encoding GntR family transcriptional regulator, whose translation MADKIKLSSVLNSEQLLPHLARGVIEERVRSAILEGRLPPGTAIRQQELATLYGVSRMPVREALRQLEAQSLLNVELHKGAVVAPLIGEDAADAYDLRVLLESEALRQSIPFLTAQDIAKARSCIQQLENETRHAEIARLNRELHMLLYSKAANQKLLRLIDAELMQEERFLRFHLSSMGLGKLTQDDHTALVDAASAKRVNDAIAVLEHHLNSAAVTIRRYLDSQRPY comes from the coding sequence GTGGCCGACAAAATCAAACTGAGCAGCGTGTTGAACAGTGAACAGTTGCTGCCACATCTGGCCCGCGGCGTTATTGAAGAACGCGTGCGCAGTGCCATTCTCGAGGGTCGTTTGCCTCCCGGAACGGCAATCAGACAACAGGAATTGGCGACACTTTATGGCGTCAGCCGTATGCCCGTGCGTGAGGCGTTGCGTCAACTGGAGGCGCAGTCACTGTTGAACGTGGAGCTTCACAAGGGCGCAGTCGTCGCGCCGCTGATCGGCGAGGATGCGGCAGATGCCTACGACTTGCGTGTTCTGCTCGAGAGCGAGGCGTTGCGCCAATCCATTCCGTTTCTGACGGCTCAGGACATCGCCAAGGCCCGCAGTTGTATCCAGCAACTGGAAAACGAGACGCGACATGCCGAGATCGCTCGCCTTAATCGTGAGCTTCACATGTTGCTGTATAGCAAAGCAGCAAACCAGAAACTGCTGCGCTTGATCGATGCCGAATTGATGCAGGAGGAGCGGTTTCTGCGCTTTCATCTTTCGTCGATGGGCCTGGGCAAGCTCACCCAGGACGATCACACAGCCTTGGTCGATGCTGCCAGTGCCAAACGTGTGAACGATGCGATTGCGGTATTGGAGCATCACCTCAACAGCGCAGCTGTGACCATTCGAAGGTATTTGGACAGCCAGCGACCCTACTGA
- the lapG gene encoding cysteine protease LapG, whose amino-acid sequence MPLSFAVSGRTIASFDWPGQGLAVAITPMLKTVLHRVALAALLGGLLLGGLHADWDFAQISRKSQALYGPLGEGKARIDAWQNLMATQKQGTELERLQVVNRFFNQQLRYVEDIDLWHEVDYWATPVQALIKGAGDCEDYAIAKYFSLRRMGIPSEKLRITYVKALRQNRAHMVLTYYSTPQAQPLVLDSLMDAIKPASQRPDLLPVYAFNGEGLWLTGAAGNKKVGDTKRLSRWQDLLKKMQAEGFPAEPVY is encoded by the coding sequence GTGCCATTGTCTTTTGCGGTGTCAGGCCGCACCATCGCTTCTTTCGACTGGCCTGGACAGGGCTTGGCAGTGGCGATCACCCCGATGCTCAAAACCGTGCTGCACCGAGTTGCCCTGGCTGCGCTGCTGGGTGGCCTGCTGCTGGGCGGTTTGCATGCCGACTGGGATTTCGCCCAGATCAGTCGCAAGTCGCAAGCGCTGTACGGGCCCTTGGGGGAGGGCAAAGCGCGGATCGATGCCTGGCAAAACCTCATGGCCACCCAGAAGCAGGGGACAGAGCTTGAGCGTCTGCAGGTGGTCAACCGGTTCTTTAACCAACAATTGCGCTACGTCGAGGATATCGATCTATGGCACGAGGTCGATTACTGGGCAACGCCGGTCCAAGCACTGATAAAAGGGGCTGGCGATTGCGAGGATTACGCTATCGCCAAGTACTTCAGCCTCAGGCGCATGGGCATCCCCAGCGAGAAATTGCGGATCACATACGTCAAGGCCTTGCGACAGAACCGGGCACACATGGTACTGACTTATTATTCAACGCCCCAGGCGCAGCCGTTGGTGCTCGACAGCCTGATGGACGCGATCAAGCCAGCCAGCCAGCGTCCCGACCTGTTGCCCGTCTATGCCTTCAACGGTGAAGGCCTATGGCTGACAGGCGCCGCTGGCAACAAGAAAGTGGGCGACACCAAGCGCTTGTCGCGCTGGCAGGACCTATTGAAAAAAATGCAGGCCGAAGGCTTCCCGGCCGAGCCGGTTTACTGA
- the lapD gene encoding cyclic di-GMP receptor LapD produces the protein MSLFKQLLLAICLFLVVAFTGSFMVSLESSRSQYVNQLRSHAQDAATALALSLTPNIDDPAMVELMVSSIFDSGYYASIKVVDLASNTVLVERHAEPDPGGVPRWFVHLIGLEAAGGDALVSRGWQQAARVEVISHPMFAIAKLWQSALGSLGWLLLCGAASAILGALLLRRQLKPLDYMVEQSHAIARREFLSLPELPRTPELRRVVQAMNQMVEKLKALFTEQAERSERLRAESYQDTLTGLSNRRYFEMQLNARVSNLEEARAGYLLLLRVQGLAGLNARLGGQRTDQLLQAVGEQLRRACASFPETNDLISRSRGGEFAVLAPGMVHEEAIQLAQALEATLQSLHETGATDIQPVACIGLAPFSPGDAPPALLKLADEALARAENQPTPGWVCLEQGVAAVAADSQHDWHERLDQAFTNGHFELFFQPVVDCATAQHVLHHKVISRLKDRQGEALPAGRFLPWLERFGWMPRLDLLVLQKVLAHMRGHDQVLALNLSAATLADAQALHRIFELLSQNIALGSRLVFEIGEEQLPDQPALEKLTRRLHSLGFGLALQRFGGRFSMIGNLSHLGLAYLKIDGSYIRNIDHEQHKRLFIEAIQRAAHSIDLPLVAERVETEGERAVLCEMGVGGIQGQLVGEPAPWAHHKR, from the coding sequence ATGTCACTGTTCAAACAATTGCTGTTGGCTATTTGCCTGTTCCTGGTAGTGGCGTTCACCGGCAGTTTCATGGTCAGCCTGGAGAGTTCGCGAAGCCAGTATGTCAACCAGCTGCGCTCGCATGCACAGGATGCAGCCACTGCGCTGGCCCTGTCGCTTACGCCCAATATCGATGACCCTGCCATGGTCGAGCTGATGGTGAGTTCGATCTTCGACAGTGGCTACTACGCCAGTATCAAGGTGGTGGACCTGGCTTCCAATACGGTGCTCGTCGAGCGCCATGCCGAACCCGACCCTGGGGGCGTACCCCGTTGGTTCGTTCACCTGATCGGCTTGGAAGCTGCCGGCGGTGATGCGTTGGTCAGCCGTGGCTGGCAGCAGGCGGCACGCGTCGAGGTCATCAGCCACCCCATGTTCGCCATTGCCAAGCTCTGGCAAAGCGCGCTGGGCAGCCTGGGCTGGCTACTGCTCTGTGGTGCTGCCAGCGCTATCCTGGGCGCGTTGCTGCTGCGCCGGCAGCTCAAGCCGCTGGATTACATGGTCGAACAGTCCCATGCCATCGCCAGGCGTGAATTCCTGAGCCTGCCTGAACTGCCCCGCACGCCCGAGCTCAGGCGCGTTGTCCAGGCCATGAACCAGATGGTGGAAAAGCTCAAGGCACTGTTCACCGAGCAGGCCGAGCGCAGCGAGCGGTTACGCGCCGAGTCCTACCAAGACACCTTGACCGGCCTGTCCAACCGTCGCTATTTCGAAATGCAGCTCAATGCTCGGGTCAGCAACCTTGAGGAAGCACGGGCAGGCTACCTGTTGTTGCTTCGGGTTCAAGGCCTGGCGGGCCTCAACGCGCGTCTAGGTGGCCAGCGCACGGATCAGTTGCTGCAGGCGGTTGGTGAGCAATTGCGCCGCGCCTGCGCGAGCTTCCCGGAAACCAACGACCTGATTTCCCGCAGCCGTGGTGGGGAATTCGCCGTGCTGGCACCTGGTATGGTGCATGAAGAAGCCATACAGCTGGCCCAGGCGCTCGAGGCCACGCTGCAGAGCCTGCATGAGACGGGCGCTACCGATATTCAACCGGTGGCCTGCATCGGCTTGGCCCCCTTCAGCCCGGGCGACGCTCCCCCAGCCCTACTCAAACTGGCTGATGAGGCCCTGGCACGCGCGGAGAACCAGCCAACCCCAGGTTGGGTCTGCCTGGAGCAAGGCGTCGCTGCCGTGGCTGCCGACAGCCAGCACGACTGGCATGAGCGCCTTGACCAGGCCTTCACCAACGGCCACTTCGAGCTGTTCTTCCAGCCGGTGGTCGATTGTGCAACTGCCCAGCATGTGCTGCACCACAAGGTGATATCCCGCCTGAAGGATCGACAAGGCGAGGCGCTGCCAGCCGGTCGATTCCTCCCTTGGCTCGAGCGCTTTGGCTGGATGCCAAGGCTGGACCTTCTGGTGCTGCAGAAGGTGCTGGCGCACATGCGTGGCCACGACCAGGTGCTGGCGCTGAACCTCTCCGCCGCTACCTTGGCGGACGCCCAGGCTCTGCACCGCATTTTCGAACTGCTCAGCCAGAACATCGCTCTCGGATCGCGTTTGGTGTTCGAAATCGGAGAAGAGCAGCTACCAGACCAGCCGGCGTTGGAGAAACTGACCCGAAGGCTGCATAGCCTTGGCTTCGGCCTGGCACTGCAACGGTTTGGCGGGCGCTTCAGCATGATCGGCAACCTGTCCCACCTTGGGTTGGCCTACCTGAAGATTGATGGCAGCTACATCCGCAACATCGACCATGAGCAGCATAAGCGTTTGTTCATCGAGGCGATCCAGCGTGCCGCACACAGCATCGACCTGCCCCTGGTGGCCGAACGCGTGGAAACCGAAGGCGAGCGCGCAGTGCTCTGCGAAATGGGTGTAGGGGGGATTCAGGGGCAGTTGGTGGGTGAACCTGCCCCTTGGGCGCACCATAAGCGCTGA
- a CDS encoding HlyD family type I secretion periplasmic adaptor subunit: MSHKLDFGQLKEGLRRYFKGSDSLGGQPLPEVNKALIEDAPRVVRLTIWGVILFFVFLIVWASFAPIDEVTRGEGKAIPSSKVQKIQNLEGGIVAEIFAKEGEIVEVGQPLLRLDETRFASNVGETEADRLAMALRVQRLSAEVDDKPLKIDEELRKAAPSQAASEESLYQSRRQQLQDEIGGLQQQLVQRQQELREYSSKRGQYANSLELLRKEISMSEPLVATGAISQVEVLRLRRAEVENRGQLDSTSLAIPRAEAAVREVQSKIEETRGKFRSEALTQLNEARTELNKATATSKALDDRVHRTMVTSPVRGIVKQLLVNTIGGVIQPGSDIIEVVPLDDTLVIEAKILPKDIAFLHPGQEATVKFTAYDYTIYGGLKAKLEQIGADTITDEDKKTTYYLIKLRTDRSHLGTDEKPLLIIPGMVATVDIMTGKKTIMSYLLKPIMKARSEALRER, translated from the coding sequence GTGTCGCATAAGCTGGATTTCGGGCAACTCAAGGAAGGCCTGCGGCGTTACTTCAAAGGCAGTGACTCGCTGGGCGGTCAGCCGCTGCCCGAGGTCAACAAGGCCCTTATCGAAGATGCGCCGCGTGTGGTGCGCCTGACGATCTGGGGCGTCATTCTGTTCTTTGTATTTCTGATCGTCTGGGCCAGTTTTGCGCCCATCGATGAGGTGACGCGTGGTGAAGGCAAGGCCATCCCGTCATCCAAGGTGCAGAAAATCCAGAACCTGGAAGGCGGCATCGTGGCGGAAATCTTCGCCAAGGAAGGCGAGATCGTCGAGGTGGGGCAGCCGCTGCTGCGCCTGGATGAAACCCGCTTCGCTTCCAACGTGGGGGAAACGGAAGCCGATCGGCTGGCCATGGCCCTGCGGGTTCAGCGCCTGAGTGCGGAGGTTGACGACAAGCCACTAAAGATCGACGAAGAATTGCGCAAGGCCGCACCTAGCCAAGCGGCCAGCGAAGAATCGTTGTACCAGAGTCGGCGCCAGCAGCTTCAGGACGAGATTGGCGGACTGCAACAGCAACTGGTCCAGCGCCAGCAGGAACTGCGCGAGTACAGCTCCAAGCGCGGGCAGTACGCCAACAGCCTTGAGCTGCTGCGTAAAGAGATCAGCATGTCGGAGCCTTTGGTCGCGACGGGTGCTATTTCCCAGGTGGAAGTGTTGCGCTTGCGTCGTGCCGAGGTTGAAAACCGTGGTCAGCTCGATTCCACGTCGCTGGCCATCCCCCGTGCCGAAGCGGCCGTTCGAGAAGTGCAGAGCAAGATCGAGGAGACCCGCGGCAAGTTCCGAAGCGAGGCGCTCACCCAACTGAACGAAGCCCGGACCGAACTGAACAAGGCGACCGCTACTAGCAAGGCGCTGGATGACCGTGTCCACCGCACCATGGTCACCTCGCCTGTACGGGGTATCGTCAAGCAGTTGCTGGTCAACACCATCGGCGGCGTGATTCAGCCAGGCAGCGACATCATTGAGGTCGTGCCGCTGGACGATACGCTGGTCATCGAGGCCAAGATTCTGCCGAAGGACATTGCCTTCCTGCACCCAGGCCAGGAAGCCACGGTCAAGTTCACCGCGTACGACTACACCATCTACGGGGGGCTCAAGGCCAAGCTCGAGCAGATCGGCGCCGATACCATCACCGACGAAGACAAGAAGACCACGTACTACCTGATCAAGCTGCGTACCGACCGCAGCCATCTGGGCACCGATGAAAAGCCGCTGCTGATCATTCCCGGTATGGTGGCGACGGTCGATATCATGACCGGCAAGAAGACCATCATGAGCTACCTGCTCAAGCCCATCATGAAAGCCCGCTCCGAGGCCCTGCGCGAACGCTGA
- a CDS encoding type I secretion system permease/ATPase: MESEVSRVQLNHDPRSQHDDPLLDSLLSLCVLHQKPASRVMLTTGLPLPAQRLSPELLPRAAARAGLQGRLLQRKLEQIPSIAMPAILLLKGGRSAVLLGWENEDTARLLLSESDGGEVQVSRETLQDDYSGRVFFAQPQHKFDVNHGNLIPRAKSWFRDTLLRSKWLYIDAIAASLVINLIALAAPLFVMNVYDRVVPNQATSTLWVLAVGIAGAYIFDLILKGLRGLCLDLAGKKTDLIISATLFERIVGMSMKYRPARVGSFAQNIHEFQGLRDFLASLTLTSLIDLPFTVLILIVIAIIGGHLVWIPIIAFPLALGIGYALQRPLMATMERTMALASERQSSLIETLAGLDAVKVNNAESERQYMWEQTLGTLSRLELRVKVLSSLAMNITLLIQQLAGVAMICVGVYLIIDGNLSMGGLVACYMLSGRALGPLGQLNGLLARYQQAKVTMVSTDHMMELPQERNFEERPLSRRVLQGSVEFRGVDFTYPNQQNMALKNINLTIRPGEKVGIIGRSGSGKSSLAKLIVGLYEADGGSLLVDGVDIRQIDVSELRHNIGYVPQDIQLLAGTLRDNLVSGARYIDDEMILQAAELAGVHEFARLHPDGYELQVGERGQNLSGGQRQNVALGRALLLNPQILLLDEPTSAMDNTGEERLKQRLQAVVESKTVLLVTHRASLLSLVDRLIVIDRGQIVADGPKAAVMDALKKGQISVA; encoded by the coding sequence GTGGAATCAGAAGTCAGTCGAGTCCAGCTCAACCATGACCCACGTAGTCAGCACGACGATCCTTTGCTGGACAGTCTGCTGAGCTTGTGTGTACTGCACCAGAAACCTGCCAGCCGGGTCATGCTTACCACGGGCCTGCCTTTGCCCGCCCAGCGCCTGAGCCCCGAGCTGCTGCCCCGTGCGGCGGCCAGGGCCGGCCTGCAGGGCCGCCTGTTGCAGCGCAAGCTGGAGCAGATCCCAAGCATCGCCATGCCCGCCATCCTGTTGCTCAAGGGTGGACGCAGCGCTGTGTTGCTCGGGTGGGAAAACGAAGACACCGCGCGGCTGTTGCTGAGCGAAAGCGATGGCGGCGAAGTACAGGTCAGCCGCGAGACGCTTCAGGACGACTACAGCGGGCGAGTGTTCTTCGCTCAACCGCAGCACAAATTCGACGTCAACCATGGCAACTTGATCCCGCGGGCCAAATCCTGGTTCCGAGATACGCTGCTGCGCAGCAAGTGGCTGTACATCGATGCCATCGCCGCCAGCCTGGTGATCAACCTGATCGCCCTCGCCGCGCCACTGTTCGTAATGAACGTGTATGACCGGGTCGTTCCCAACCAGGCGACCTCGACCCTATGGGTGCTGGCGGTCGGTATCGCAGGTGCCTATATCTTCGACCTGATCCTCAAGGGTCTGCGCGGGTTATGCCTGGACCTTGCAGGGAAAAAGACCGACCTGATCATTTCGGCGACACTGTTCGAACGCATCGTGGGCATGTCGATGAAGTATCGGCCGGCCCGGGTAGGTAGCTTTGCCCAGAACATTCACGAGTTCCAGGGATTACGTGACTTCCTGGCGTCGTTGACGCTGACCAGCCTGATCGACTTGCCGTTCACGGTGCTCATCCTGATCGTCATCGCAATCATCGGCGGGCACCTGGTGTGGATCCCGATCATCGCCTTCCCGCTGGCCCTGGGCATCGGCTATGCACTGCAGCGGCCGCTGATGGCGACCATGGAACGGACCATGGCGCTGGCATCGGAGCGCCAGTCGAGCCTGATCGAGACCCTGGCGGGGCTGGACGCCGTGAAGGTCAACAACGCCGAGAGCGAGCGCCAATACATGTGGGAGCAGACGCTCGGTACCCTCAGCCGGCTGGAGTTGCGCGTCAAGGTCCTGTCGAGCCTGGCGATGAACATCACCCTGCTCATTCAGCAGCTGGCAGGGGTGGCGATGATCTGCGTGGGTGTCTACCTGATCATCGACGGCAACTTGAGCATGGGCGGCCTGGTAGCGTGCTACATGCTCAGCGGCCGTGCCCTTGGGCCGCTGGGGCAGCTCAATGGTCTGCTGGCTCGCTACCAGCAAGCCAAGGTGACCATGGTGTCCACCGACCACATGATGGAGCTGCCACAAGAGCGCAACTTCGAAGAGCGCCCGCTCAGCCGCAGAGTATTGCAGGGCAGCGTAGAGTTCCGCGGCGTGGACTTCACCTACCCCAACCAGCAGAACATGGCGCTTAAGAACATCAACCTGACCATCCGCCCTGGCGAAAAGGTGGGGATCATCGGGCGCAGCGGGTCGGGCAAGAGTTCACTGGCCAAGCTGATCGTTGGCCTGTACGAGGCCGATGGCGGCTCATTGCTGGTCGACGGCGTGGATATTCGCCAGATCGATGTCAGCGAACTGCGCCACAACATTGGTTATGTGCCCCAGGACATTCAGCTGTTGGCGGGCACGCTGCGGGACAATCTGGTCAGCGGGGCCCGCTACATCGACGACGAAATGATCTTGCAGGCGGCCGAGCTTGCGGGCGTGCATGAATTCGCGCGGCTGCATCCGGACGGCTACGAGCTGCAGGTAGGCGAACGTGGGCAGAACCTGTCCGGCGGGCAGCGTCAGAACGTGGCCTTGGGCCGCGCCTTGCTGTTGAACCCACAGATCCTGCTGCTCGACGAACCCACGAGCGCCATGGACAACACCGGCGAGGAACGCTTGAAACAGCGCTTGCAGGCTGTGGTGGAAAGCAAGACGGTGCTGCTGGTGACTCACCGGGCTTCGCTGCTGTCACTCGTGGACCGCCTGATCGTGATCGATCGCGGGCAGATCGTTGCCGATGGCCCGAAAGCGGCCGTCATGGATGCGTTGAAGAAGGGGCAGATCAGTGTCGCATAA